The genomic stretch GCATATGAAATGTGTTTTATCCTCTGATGGAAAACTGCATGCGAACAACAAATAGATATACACAAGGACCAAAGCATTTTTGTATCTTAAACTATCATCAGTAAGTTGACAACACTCAGAAACCAGTAGGACAATTCTATACCAAACTAAAGGACCTAGTACATCGTACAGTTCAATCGTGTAGGGAAATTATCCCTGTCTTGGGTTTTTTTAATCTTTTGCTACAATTTTCTGCAACCAAGGACAACGTGTTAAACTCCCTGTACCTACTGTCACATGTTGCCCACAAgctaagaagaaaaaaaatggtgACTGACAACAGGGCCAACAAACCAATAAGGCCCTAGTCCAGATCCATTTGTTCCAAACAACTTCCAAGTAAGAAGAATAGCTTGTGTTCTTGAGCTAGCAGACAACAGTAACTATATCCACAACATGGTTACTTAGAAATGAAAAATAAGATGATAAAATGGTATGCTTCAATCAAAAATATGTGAATGATCTGTAGTATGAAGTGGTTTAATGATAATGTCGGTTCTCATTTAATGCAACTGGGGAGAAGTAACAACATGAGAGGATGAAAGTAACAGAGTACTAACACCAAGGCAATAAGAGATGATAATAGCATGGCAGTAGCGATACGAAGGACCCTTGTCACCATAGAAGTGACACAAATACTCCAGATGCATAAAGGATCAGAGAGGCAGACAATCAACTTTTAACCAGTGTTTCAAAAGGCTTCGCCTAGGCGTCCAGGCATACCCAGCTCGCCTTGGGAAACAGTGGCAACTtgtcaccttttttttttgaaagaaagcaACTTGTCACCTAGGCGAGGATGAAAACGGTTTTTCTATATTATGATATTGTTTCCAACACTTTCTGAATTTAGCCAAAcataaaaaattttcatttggTTTCACAATCATATTTTGTACTCTTTAATCAGTAACATGTAGAAAAATCCTGTACCGCCCGTTTCCCTTTTCTATATTGTAATTCCGTTTCCGACCGTTTTGGTCCGTTTTCAGCCTAGGTGCCACCTAGGCGTCCAGGCAGACCCAGCACTCGCCTGGATGCCTAATCGCCTTTTAAACACTGTTTTTaactagaaaaaaaaacactctaGATCTCTGAAGTACATGATGTTTTTAAATCTCTGTGTCCCTAGGCAAAACCTTCCAAAAAAAAGCAAACACTTCGCAGTGAATAAATTTCTGCTTTAGACAACCTTAAATGTGTGACAGATTAGACCTAAGAAAAAGACAGACTAATTTTAAGCCAGCAGTTTTGAACTACTTTGATTACATTGCAAAACAAGCTAAGTAGCTATGTGAAACTTTGGCAAAGCATCTGAGCCACTGTAGCTAAAAATCATGTCCGATGATGCAAATTTTCCCTATTTATTCAACTGGAAAGCATAGTCTACCATTTAGATTTATGATAAACTTCTACAGCGAGTATTGAACTATTagaaaattaaaataaaatagtgATTTATCAATCAGCCTATCCACTCATGAATAAAAAGTAACTAGAGATGTAACACCCCCAACTCCTGCTGCCCTGCCACATGTGCAACTAATAATATAGGTATTGACATTATAATTCTGATTGGCAAGGTTCAGTGTTTGCTAAATATCTGCAaaattgttgttctcttgaataTAAATTTCTTGTGCTTACTCTAAACACATTAAAATCATATCCGAGCAAATATTTCCTCAATGTTTCAATGTACACTATCCAGCATAACCAACTAAGCACAGTGGCATTTTATAGCAAAATACACAGGAATATTGCATTGCAGATTCTTGCATTGAACAAGGAATAAAAAAGCAATATTAACAGTGAAGATATGCAGTCTGCAGAAGCAGATGTATCTTCACCATACTATCATGTACACTTGTAGATTTGCCACTGCGATGGTATTGTCCTGGTACAATTCTAAGAGAACAGGCAAAATGTAGCGTTAAAAACTATCAGTATTCTTAACAGTTTACAAGAGCCTGAAGCAAGTTAATTGATTTAACATAAACTAATTTGCCTGGCCAAAAAGATTTATGAGTCTTTAAATAAGCCTGAGGACAGTAGTACCATGAAACACAGCGCGCTATCAGGCTTGTTGTTGACGCTAGAACTTTTTACAAGAGACCAAAGGTTAACAAATAATGAAATAACTGAAGGAAATTCCTTATTGTATCAACTATACTGTACTAACATTTGTCTTCCGTATCAGAAAGTTAAATACTCAATCGTTGCATAAAACACTTCACTGCAAAATAGTCAATCAGCATTATTAAAGTGAAAACATATAGAGttataagaaaagaaaagaggcaAACCTTTCTGCACCTCAGGCGCATCGTGATAAACAGGTTCGTCCTCTGGTACAGTGTGCAACTCATCTGTCGCCCCTGCTGCATCTCCACCGGCACCTGCAGCATCATCAGGGTAGCGAACAACCACAACGGGGCATACACAGTGGTGTACGCAGTAATCACTGACACTCCCAAGCCTCCCCTTGCCACCTTTCCGGGATGCCCCGAAACCGCGGCTCCCCATGATCATAGCGGAGAGGCCAaggcgctccgcctcgaggcagAGGCGCTCCTTCATGTCGTGGTCCTTGACGACGTGGATCTTGAAGGGGATCTGGGCGTCGACCAGCGGCTGCGCGAGGTCTTGCGCCTTGGTGGAGGTGAAGGCGTCGTAGTCCTCCTCCCGCTTCTTCTGCAGCTCCTCCTCGGAGGGCCCGccctcgacggcggcggcggcggcgtcctcgGCCGCGTCAGCCTCGTCAGCGACGGAGACCGGGATGGAGCCCCAGTCGGCGCCGTAGAGCACGGAGGTGGGGCGCACGTGGAGCAGCACGACGGCGTCCCCGGGGCGGAGGTAGTTCTGCACGGCCCACTTGACGGCGAAGGCGGACTCGTCGGAGAGATCGACGGCGATGGCGATGCGCCGGTGCGGGGAGGCCGGGTTGGTCCCGGCCagcgaggagaagaagaagcgcGGGGAGGAGGGCTGGATCGCGGCCGCCTGCGCCGCCGACGAGAGCCGCACCGCCGCCGGGGCCGCGGGGACGTCAGCGCCGATGGAGGGGTTGGCCGCCATGGGGTGGTGGGTGAGTGGGCGGGAGGTGGTGAGTCGTCGGAGGAACGCCGCGCTAGGGTTCTGCCGCGttaactctgatgaagaacaagTGCTCGTTATTTTTTGGGGGAATTTTCGGTGGCGATTTGATCCGAGGTGGAGGCAAGAGGAGAGAGGGTTTTGGTTCGAAATGCCGAAATGGAATGTGCGAGACGGAGAGCAAGCGTAGTGCGGGGTGCTCCGAACCTTTGCAACAGTGAGGCTGATTTGGGGAAGAATGACTTGTTGTACACGTAGCAGCCTAGTGGTGTCCCACCATCTGCTCCTTTTGTCTCGCTTTTTTCtaatcttttatttatttaaagattAAAGATTTGCTCGTCCATACATACAGTACGTCCGATGGTTTTCAGTTGCTGCTTGACCAAAACCAcgtctaggtcttgtttagtttatcaaaaaaaaactaaaaacttttcatgattagataatatttgtcaagtaaaaacaaaaaaaatgctacagtaccaaatctaaaaaaattttataaCTAAACAAGTTCCTAGTAATGCTCGTCCGTCGGTGTTGAAAAGCTCTTTGTAATTGGGCATTATTTAGTTAAAAAAttgtaaaaatttttagatttacgtctcgcaaattacaggtgtgtaattgtggcagaacctcctaaattaagtggcccacatgcacccatcattgtcccaaagacttctgatcggcgTGCATGAGTTCCAAATGattcaagaagtctgtcgggtgtcatcgggaaacccgaatcatccacgttacattctttccaggaattccctcattaagcattacagtattacaacatttcatagataagataaatcagagtaaaagcggaaaggttacataacatagattgaaacttaagtccAAAGGTTACAAGCCATAAGGATTTAGTACATAAAAggttcggaactttatattacataaaccattaGTCACACAACTTgctttacttgcccaaggtcacacatcagattcatgatcatcactctcctccacaagagtgaagaaacaacgaccatcaaaaggattatcaaagggttcacctgcaacaggggttaataaaccctgagtacagaagtactcaacaagacttaaccgactagaaaagaggtgaagactcaggtatgcaggctataagGATTCAAAGTAAGGCTTTagcaagatcaagacatttcttttgcataaaagcttactaagagtaaaacctacattcaagttttaactcaagatcatcATTTATGACGAACCAAAAttattatcaaactttcataagcaaaccacatctttcttataccaaagattcatttattactacgatgatggggtgaggattgaggctccataaccgaggaaacacggcgattcgaatcgattaaacccagctggggattcagtaccacacgacatatgtagaacttaatcttgcatatgtcaacctgtttctatagatcctcccatacaagaacgggtccagcgtcacccgagagtacagtacaccaccatcctacagccaatctagatgtttcccggtcatctcagatccgtaaggtgggtacacgctactctcgccatctctccactcccagtacgcggttagccgttctcaagtatcggaatagctataggtaaggcttaccatcgcatgtgggctgtactcaaaggtctcaatcacagcaggccaccaacggaacggtccttaatcgacacagttggagacgctactttaagactccattcttaaagcaagtccaccgaccggtctcaagtttaaacattattaaccataaaagtattccacaacaacccttcaaactttctcattttaaaacctatctaataggcagggctaagcatactaagtattttcataaaacaagtatcaaggttaatataagAATCATCAAGGTAGTTAATGcaacaaataggattcactcaactcctactcacctaatgcatcatattaactcaagtgatataaataactttatgaaaatacaaggatagggtttaatgtccggggcttgccttggccggaagggaagtccgacaactcagcagaaccagatggatccacaaactcggaagcaacccactgaggattagattcctccggagcgtagtctacacgtagaggtgcatatgcatgattaatGAGATACTCAtagcatgataaagacaggttacatgttcttggataatAACAACAAACATGactacctcgagtacaacttaccttcacggtatagaaacaactgacttagctatcaaagcatagattactactaagcaagttttatcatcttcattaagCAAGGTTGTGTAGTCATTAGATAACAAAGATCATTCATAGGAAATaatccataaccagggagcatatcatgccaagtaaccactggttgtcaatcaatccaaaatatcactcaaatcctaaagggattaattatttctatttattttataatccttttaaatagctttattatgGAACAAATCATACTTTATCAAAAAGAGTTGAAATTACTCCTGAAGCTAGATAACAGTAACACAAGTTCACATGTCAaatctcatgatttttggatatacccataaattattaaaattcatggaagatttatttattaataaacagaggcaatttatatatacatgcaaactatcagaaaataaactctaatatttttcctgtgtCCTACTTATTTTATAGaatctacacaaaaatttccatgatttttggatctacacaagatttattacacaaattcaaatataaaacaaaaactgcataaaaagaaaaagaaaacactgCAGCGAGTGGCCGGAattcggcccgcaggccggcccactcCAGCTCGGCCCGCGCGGACGCTGCGCGTGCGCTGCTCCCCCTGCGCGAGGTCAccgacgagcgggtcccgctcgtcaggtcctctctctgcgggacgctgacgCGACCCCATCTGTCAGCTGCGTCCTCACCGCGCACGGCGGttcggccacggctccggccgtCGCTGGCGAGGGTTTCAGCCGGAGTGCGCGTGCGCATCGGCTTCACCTCGACTCCGCGACCCTGTGGACACCTTGGACTCACGCTCTACCCTCCCTCTTCTACCTTGGCTACGCGAAAGGCGGGCGGCTGCCATGGCCGGCCGCGaaccggccactagggctcggtagagcgtaaacAAATGGAACCGGGAGCTTCAAGGAGGTTTAGGGAACACGATGCTCACgtcaccacggcgggagaagcagtAGAAAGCTCTGGCGTCGTTGGCCGTGTGGTCGGGCGggcgctccggctccggcgagctcgttccGGCGAGCCTGTTCGCGCCCAAAGCGAAAGAGCGAGCGCATGAGTTACTAGAACACGAATAGAATTTAAAACAGCTGCCAGAGAAGCATGATACCGGCtagaacaccgtggccacgggaagagctcCACGGCGGCAGTtctggccggagttggagaagatggAGATGTCCCGGCGATTGAGAGGGTTAGAGAGAGAGCTCGGGAAAGCGCTGggttcgcaaggaggtggcggaCTTAAAGAACTGCTCAATTTGGTGTGAGAGGGATCGAGCACGGTCAATTTCAGAGGGGAAGATGTCGGGTTCCTTCGGCCGTGGACAGTGAGGTTGAGCAGCGTCGtccacgttggtgctcaagtggaggaaGGAGCGAGGCCagggcgtccacgtcgcctggcggctctggcagcaagcagctgcgtgcttgcacgcatgcaggcggcgctgcgcgggcggtggccgcgctggacagggcGCCGAGATGCACACCGGGCTACTGTAGACGTCCATATCCTCCCCATTCTGTCCCTTTGCAAAAATCGGCCAAAGTTTGAACTAAAGCCAATTtttcaccaaaacaaaagttgtgcaaaaatttgtgagctacaaaacatgttttggtgaccaaagccaaTTTTGAGTAGAAACTAGTGAATTTGCCAAAACAGTTTTGAAGttcaaactcaattcaaagaaattcaaatttttgaattggggacaagacagggtttccaaaattacttttgattttgcataacaacttgaaaaactcccaacatgaaagttgttcaactttttgagctctacaactttcatgttggtcacttttcaaaattccaaatagattttgaattggagatacaaattggaaaaggggacactttccggaaatctgtattttcaaaattactttgaattttgtattgaaacttcaaaaactcaaaacaccaaagttgtacatattgacaagatctacaacttttcttttgaactcaacttcaaattttgcttggtttttgaattgcacaaaaaggggcaaatctagggttttaaAATTAGGGTTTTTCCCCCCTTAAGCTCTCGGAAAACTTTCACCCAAGGGTTTTAAACTTAAACATACCTTATCCACTAAGCACAAGCATAAAATTTAAACTTGTTTTTATTGA from Sorghum bicolor cultivar BTx623 chromosome 3, Sorghum_bicolor_NCBIv3, whole genome shotgun sequence encodes the following:
- the LOC8082367 gene encoding universal stress protein PHOS34, whose amino-acid sequence is MAANPSIGADVPAAPAAVRLSSAAQAAAIQPSSPRFFFSSLAGTNPASPHRRIAIAVDLSDESAFAVKWAVQNYLRPGDAVVLLHVRPTSVLYGADWGSIPVSVADEADAAEDAAAAAVEGGPSEEELQKKREEDYDAFTSTKAQDLAQPLVDAQIPFKIHVVKDHDMKERLCLEAERLGLSAMIMGSRGFGASRKGGKGRLGSVSDYCVHHCVCPVVVVRYPDDAAGAGGDAAGATDELHTVPEDEPVYHDAPEVQKEN